The following are encoded in a window of Solidesulfovibrio magneticus RS-1 genomic DNA:
- a CDS encoding NAD(P)/FAD-dependent oxidoreductase codes for MSQSTRTEFDVIVVGGGPAGLFAAHYLCNHSNLSVLLLEKGKAPAKRRCPLKGRADCVKCKPCNILSGIGGAGLFSDGKLNFIPKLGKTDLTQFMPLSAANALIEETEAVFTSLGMDGQVYPTDMDRAKAIRKEARKLGIELLLIRQKHLGSDHLPAHIGAMAKGLEEKGVVIRTGETVRDIVVESGRLAGVATDKATYTAPAAILAPGRVGAEWMGQLARRHGLPYSQRGIEVGVRVEVHSEILADITDVIYDPTFFVRTRKYDDQTRTFCTNQGGYVALENYQDFVCVNGHAYMDAKSDSSNFAFLSKVVLNDPVSDNQAYGEAIGRLATMIGGGNPILQRFGDLKRGRRSTWSRIRRGSVEPTLTSVTCGDIAMALPERIVANIVDGLEQLNAVAPGVANDETLLYAPEIKFFATQIDTTKDLETAIGGMYVAGDGPGVAGNIVSAAATGLIPAKAIIRDRAR; via the coding sequence GTGTCCCAGTCCACGCGCACCGAATTCGACGTCATTGTGGTCGGCGGCGGCCCGGCCGGGTTGTTCGCGGCCCACTACCTGTGCAACCACTCCAACCTGTCCGTGCTGCTGCTGGAAAAGGGCAAGGCCCCGGCCAAGCGCCGCTGCCCCCTCAAGGGCCGGGCCGACTGCGTCAAATGCAAGCCCTGCAACATTCTCTCGGGCATCGGCGGAGCCGGGCTTTTTTCCGATGGCAAGCTCAATTTCATTCCCAAGCTCGGCAAGACCGACCTGACCCAGTTCATGCCGCTGTCGGCGGCCAACGCGCTCATCGAGGAGACCGAGGCCGTGTTCACGAGCCTGGGCATGGACGGGCAGGTCTACCCCACGGACATGGACCGGGCCAAGGCCATCCGCAAGGAAGCCCGCAAGCTCGGCATCGAACTGCTGCTGATTCGCCAGAAGCATCTGGGCAGCGACCATCTGCCGGCCCACATCGGAGCCATGGCCAAGGGGCTGGAGGAAAAAGGCGTCGTCATCCGCACCGGCGAGACCGTGCGCGACATCGTGGTGGAAAGCGGCCGGCTGGCCGGCGTGGCCACGGACAAGGCGACCTACACGGCTCCGGCCGCCATCCTGGCCCCGGGCCGGGTGGGGGCGGAGTGGATGGGCCAGCTGGCCCGCCGCCACGGCCTGCCCTACAGCCAGCGCGGCATCGAGGTCGGGGTGCGGGTGGAGGTGCACAGCGAGATTTTAGCCGACATCACCGACGTGATCTACGATCCGACCTTTTTCGTGCGCACCCGCAAATACGACGACCAGACCCGGACATTTTGCACCAACCAGGGCGGCTACGTGGCCCTGGAGAATTATCAGGACTTCGTGTGCGTCAACGGCCACGCCTACATGGACGCCAAGTCGGACAGCTCCAACTTCGCCTTTCTCTCCAAGGTCGTTTTAAACGACCCGGTCTCGGACAACCAGGCTTACGGCGAGGCCATCGGCCGGCTGGCCACCATGATCGGCGGCGGCAACCCCATCCTCCAGCGCTTCGGCGACCTCAAACGCGGCCGCAGAAGCACCTGGAGCCGCATCCGCCGGGGCAGCGTCGAGCCGACCCTGACCTCGGTCACCTGCGGCGACATCGCCATGGCCCTGCCCGAGCGCATCGTGGCCAATATCGTGGACGGCCTGGAACAATTAAACGCCGTGGCCCCGGGCGTGGCCAACGACGAAACCCTGCTCTACGCGCCGGAAATCAAGTTCTTCGCCACCCAGATCGACACGACCAAGGACCTGGAAACGGCCATCGGCGGCATGTACGTGGCCGGAGACGGGCCGGGCGTGGCCGGCAACATCGTGTCGGCGGCGGCCACCGGCCTGATCCCGGCCAAGGCGATTATTCGGGATCGGGCGAGGTAG
- a CDS encoding C45 family autoproteolytic acyltransferase/hydolase produces MAGSSSGVTIERIDDLYYKTTLDFTTQSHFAVGQAYAQAIVDIFPAYGAVVDNFLYLSAISSPTHPELPELVAKAYDLAVGMPQSYKDELAGMMTVFSSPVDRLGDGVLSANELLVFEVVHDVVDPGSCSAGAVYAGASATGATIVGRNFDWYDMPGVSSLHNVQLYVNGDEANDIVGIGLLGQLFPASVFNEKHLSGALLDSDMHRGYFTTQGATSYPADFRYAFEQQDTLEGVSQYLLSQTNTHSYIGFLADVETAAVLENDLEHPASRGLRTAESPLREGAVWEVSGAVAAVNSFLLPGTTDNFTDDPANQRRFASYRTLFEAEFAENGLLDMQDIQNIVSYAGTDGIAKNSGAIYRATNDYPTYQSYILDMGSLRLVANFGPTDGNPPQPAYVQVFAASPF; encoded by the coding sequence ATGGCTGGCAGTTCTTCAGGCGTCACTATCGAGCGTATTGATGACCTCTATTACAAGACGACGTTGGATTTCACCACGCAGTCGCATTTTGCGGTCGGACAGGCCTACGCGCAAGCCATCGTCGATATTTTTCCTGCCTACGGTGCCGTAGTCGACAACTTCCTGTACCTGTCGGCCATATCCTCGCCGACGCATCCGGAATTGCCGGAACTCGTCGCCAAGGCGTACGACCTCGCCGTCGGGATGCCCCAATCGTATAAAGACGAGCTGGCCGGCATGATGACGGTTTTCTCTTCGCCCGTGGATCGTCTCGGCGACGGCGTTTTGTCCGCCAACGAACTGTTGGTTTTCGAAGTCGTTCACGATGTCGTTGATCCGGGCAGTTGTTCGGCCGGGGCGGTGTATGCCGGAGCTTCCGCCACGGGCGCGACCATCGTCGGGCGCAACTTCGACTGGTACGACATGCCCGGCGTCTCGTCGCTGCACAATGTCCAGCTTTACGTCAACGGCGACGAGGCCAACGACATCGTGGGCATAGGCCTGCTCGGACAGCTCTTCCCGGCGTCGGTTTTCAACGAGAAGCATCTTTCGGGCGCGCTGCTCGACAGCGACATGCACCGCGGCTACTTCACGACGCAAGGGGCCACATCCTACCCGGCCGATTTTCGCTACGCTTTTGAACAGCAGGACACCCTGGAAGGCGTGAGCCAGTATCTGCTCAGTCAAACCAACACCCATTCCTACATCGGTTTTTTGGCCGACGTCGAGACGGCGGCGGTGCTGGAAAACGATTTGGAACATCCGGCGTCGCGGGGGCTGCGCACGGCCGAATCGCCGCTGCGCGAAGGGGCCGTCTGGGAGGTGTCCGGGGCCGTGGCGGCGGTGAACTCGTTTTTGTTGCCCGGCACGACGGACAACTTTACGGATGATCCGGCGAATCAACGGCGTTTTGCAAGCTATCGGACGCTTTTTGAGGCGGAATTCGCCGAAAATGGCCTGCTTGACATGCAGGATATACAGAACATCGTGTCCTATGCCGGGACCGACGGCATCGCCAAGAATTCCGGCGCGATCTACCGTGCGACCAACGACTATCCCACCTATCAGTCGTACATCCTCGACATGGGTTCGTTACGGCTTGTCGCCAATTTCGGCCCGACCGACGGCAACCCGCCGCAGCCGGCATACGTTCAGGTCTTCGCCGCGAGTCCGTTCTAA
- a CDS encoding SH3 domain-containing protein: protein MPVTRLRLAAYALLLALLLAFGCAPKTPVAPPVAPPVVKGQGEVEDLRVLPQDLNAYLGPDADKPLFSQEQTTLRMEGFLQEWTKPWYLTKPSPQRKDVEKIFRAYENRPGFGPRGVRHEPGSAAALLAAAGLGNFPNNVRKAITVKNTNQRGMPTSEPRFLDPSQPGEGYPFDYLQHTSLPPGTPLYVIHSSRDGSWVYTESALTHGWMPAADMAYVDDAVMRAFTTPRLAAVIRDNVMVAEIGQGVDIGAVFPLAGPPGSGGVTVLVPVRGASGMAELKQVRLPAGTAVPMPMVMTPRNVAAVGNQMMRQPYGWGGLDDRRDCSALTHDLFTPFGIYLPRNSASQAAYGGSVPLGDLPGDQKEAAIIHQGIPFATLAYMPGHILVYVGQYKGHPVMFHNMWGFRTFGENGRDGRLVIGRAVVTTLRAGEEVPAVGPSHILLNKVRSLSILSRPY, encoded by the coding sequence ATGCCTGTCACGCGCCTGCGCCTTGCCGCGTATGCCCTGCTTCTGGCGTTGCTGCTTGCCTTTGGCTGCGCCCCGAAAACGCCGGTCGCGCCGCCCGTCGCGCCCCCCGTGGTCAAGGGCCAGGGCGAGGTCGAGGACCTGCGCGTCCTGCCCCAGGACTTAAACGCCTACCTCGGCCCCGACGCCGACAAGCCGCTGTTCTCCCAGGAACAGACCACCTTGCGCATGGAAGGCTTTCTCCAGGAATGGACCAAGCCCTGGTATCTGACCAAACCCAGCCCCCAGCGCAAGGATGTGGAAAAGATCTTCCGCGCCTATGAAAACCGTCCCGGCTTCGGCCCCCGGGGCGTGCGCCACGAACCGGGTTCGGCTGCGGCGCTCCTGGCCGCCGCCGGCCTGGGCAACTTCCCCAACAACGTGCGCAAGGCCATCACGGTCAAAAACACCAATCAACGCGGGATGCCGACCAGCGAGCCGCGTTTCCTCGACCCGAGCCAGCCCGGCGAAGGCTACCCCTTCGACTATCTGCAACATACCTCGCTGCCGCCGGGAACGCCCCTTTACGTGATCCACTCAAGCCGCGACGGCTCCTGGGTCTACACCGAATCGGCCCTGACCCACGGCTGGATGCCGGCGGCGGACATGGCCTACGTGGACGACGCCGTCATGCGGGCCTTTACCACGCCGCGTCTGGCCGCCGTCATCCGCGACAACGTCATGGTCGCCGAGATCGGCCAGGGCGTGGACATCGGCGCGGTTTTCCCCCTGGCCGGGCCTCCCGGGTCCGGGGGCGTCACGGTGCTCGTGCCGGTGCGCGGCGCGTCGGGCATGGCCGAGCTCAAACAGGTTCGCCTGCCGGCCGGTACGGCCGTGCCCATGCCCATGGTCATGACCCCGCGCAACGTGGCCGCCGTCGGCAACCAGATGATGCGCCAGCCCTACGGCTGGGGGGGCCTGGACGACCGGCGCGACTGTTCGGCGCTCACCCACGACCTGTTTACGCCCTTTGGCATCTACCTGCCCCGCAACTCGGCCAGCCAGGCCGCTTACGGCGGCTCGGTGCCCCTTGGCGACCTGCCCGGCGACCAGAAAGAGGCGGCCATCATCCACCAGGGCATCCCGTTCGCCACCCTGGCCTACATGCCCGGCCATATCCTGGTCTACGTCGGCCAGTACAAGGGCCATCCGGTGATGTTCCACAACATGTGGGGTTTTCGGACCTTTGGCGAGAACGGCCGCGACGGCCGGCTGGTGATCGGCCGGGCGGTGGTGACCACGTTGCGGGCCGGCGAGGAAGTGCCGGCCGTGGGGCCCAGCCACATTCTGCTCAACAAGGTGCGCTCCCTTTCCATCCTGAGCCGCCCTTACTGA
- a CDS encoding M48 family metallopeptidase, translated as MTRANTTPKPHSGPVRACPAKRRPPFDAAGAAAAAAARLPRPMPVAVRENARAKNVVLRLIPGQGLVVTTPVGLPPARLAEAVGARSAWIAATWDRLAAEGSPPQPGAIAARPGKIVLTAFDRQWEVAYAARDRDGCLLTARGPQSLLVSGAVDDMAAVAGALTTFCRDRGGELLKEALARVSRETGLSYAGATIRAQRTRWGSCTARGRISLNFTLAFLPWELCRLVLVHELCHTRELNHSARFWALVEEHVPGCRALDAKLASARHYLPGWLAAAD; from the coding sequence TTGACGCGCGCGAACACAACCCCAAAGCCGCATTCCGGGCCGGTCCGGGCCTGCCCGGCCAAACGTCGGCCGCCCTTTGACGCGGCCGGCGCGGCTGCGGCGGCCGCCGCCCGGCTGCCGCGCCCCATGCCGGTGGCGGTGCGGGAAAACGCCCGGGCCAAAAACGTGGTGCTGCGCCTGATCCCCGGCCAGGGGCTGGTCGTGACCACGCCGGTCGGGCTGCCGCCCGCGCGTCTGGCCGAGGCGGTCGGGGCCAGAAGCGCCTGGATCGCCGCCACCTGGGACCGGCTGGCCGCCGAAGGCTCCCCCCCGCAGCCAGGAGCGATCGCCGCGCGTCCGGGAAAAATCGTGCTCACGGCCTTTGACCGGCAGTGGGAGGTGGCCTATGCCGCGCGCGACCGTGACGGCTGCCTGCTGACGGCCAGGGGGCCGCAGTCGCTGCTGGTGTCCGGGGCGGTGGACGACATGGCGGCCGTGGCCGGCGCGCTGACCACCTTTTGCCGCGACCGGGGCGGGGAGCTTTTAAAGGAAGCCCTGGCCCGGGTCAGCCGGGAAACGGGCCTTTCTTACGCCGGCGCGACCATCCGCGCCCAGCGCACCCGCTGGGGCAGCTGCACGGCCCGGGGCCGCATCAGCCTCAATTTTACGCTGGCGTTTTTGCCGTGGGAGCTGTGCCGGCTGGTCTTGGTCCACGAGCTGTGCCACACCAGGGAACTCAACCACTCGGCCCGATTCTGGGCCCTTGTCGAGGAGCATGTCCCGGGCTGTCGGGCCCTTGACGCGAAACTGGCCTCGGCGCGCCACTATTTGCCGGGCTGGCTGGCAGCGGCCGACTGA
- the rnr gene encoding ribonuclease R → MTTKRKKKDAKKVQGGGIDAAAVARVFRESGKPLGEKDLLRQLGAPRAKMHEVLAALDELLEAGKIIRVRRGFGLVESMHLVTGTLEISRSGVGYVLPEDKRRKDIFIHPKDLGDAWHGDRVVAAVTRERKDKNHEGRIARVIERGVVTLPCRVVKRMASDLYLCRPTDPRHTMSFMVDFLPKDGGRDPMADDVMQVHIGEKLEYKLYSGRGLELLGAQGDVSVQERLVKLNHDIPGPFPPKVLREAEALPEQPGEADFAGRKDLRALPFVTIDGAKARDFDDAVYVKKRGRAFTLFVAIADVSHYVPEGSALDKEALERGNSYYFPQSVEPMLPERISNGLCSLNPHVPRLAVVAEIDFTAKGVPGRTDFYPAVIESKARLTYSQVNRALFLGDEDERKNLGKILPLLETAEVLARAIHEVRAARGNLDFDLPEPEILFNLQGEAEDIRPKAHHFGHQLVEEFMVAANEAVARFLTEREAPVLYRVHPEPDPAKLEALFKLLATTDMATKLPVKPGPGDLSAVLRDASGSDVDFLVSRLALRTMMQASYSPKNDGHFGLASTCYCHFTSPIRRYADLVVHRSLKAVAAGKGAPAKLASKLPKVAEHISRRERVAMEAEREILKRVTVLFLADKVGREFTGVIGSIADFGFWVELKEVMAEGMVRLSSLSDDYYQHNAERHELLGERTGRRFRLGQAVSVELSGVDLGRLAVDLTLIEGGEAPLAVPSVKRKGRRRRR, encoded by the coding sequence ATGACGACCAAGAGAAAGAAAAAAGACGCCAAGAAAGTCCAGGGAGGAGGCATCGACGCCGCCGCCGTGGCCCGGGTTTTCCGCGAAAGCGGCAAGCCCCTTGGCGAAAAGGATTTGCTGCGCCAGCTCGGCGCGCCGCGCGCCAAGATGCACGAAGTCCTCGCCGCCCTCGACGAACTGCTCGAGGCCGGCAAGATCATACGCGTCCGCCGGGGTTTCGGCCTCGTCGAAAGCATGCACCTGGTGACCGGAACCCTGGAAATCAGCCGCTCGGGCGTGGGCTATGTTCTGCCCGAGGACAAACGCCGCAAGGACATCTTCATCCATCCCAAGGACCTGGGCGACGCCTGGCACGGCGACCGAGTCGTGGCCGCCGTCACCCGGGAACGCAAGGACAAGAACCACGAAGGCCGCATCGCCCGCGTCATCGAACGCGGCGTGGTCACCCTGCCCTGCCGGGTGGTCAAGCGCATGGCCTCGGACCTGTACCTGTGCCGCCCCACCGACCCCCGCCACACCATGAGCTTCATGGTGGACTTCCTGCCCAAGGACGGCGGCCGTGACCCCATGGCCGACGACGTCATGCAGGTGCATATCGGCGAAAAGCTCGAATACAAGCTCTACTCCGGCCGGGGCCTGGAGCTGCTCGGCGCCCAGGGCGACGTGTCCGTGCAGGAACGGCTGGTCAAGCTCAACCACGACATCCCCGGCCCCTTCCCGCCCAAGGTGCTGCGCGAGGCCGAAGCCCTGCCCGAGCAGCCCGGCGAGGCCGATTTCGCGGGTCGCAAGGACCTGCGCGCCCTGCCGTTTGTCACCATCGACGGGGCCAAGGCCCGGGACTTCGACGACGCCGTGTACGTTAAAAAACGCGGCCGGGCCTTCACGCTGTTCGTGGCCATCGCCGACGTCTCCCACTACGTGCCCGAGGGCTCGGCCCTGGACAAGGAAGCCCTGGAGCGCGGCAACTCGTACTACTTCCCCCAGTCCGTGGAACCCATGCTGCCCGAGCGCATCTCCAATGGACTGTGCAGCTTAAACCCCCACGTGCCGCGTCTGGCCGTGGTGGCCGAGATCGATTTCACGGCCAAGGGCGTGCCCGGGCGCACCGACTTCTATCCGGCAGTCATCGAGAGCAAGGCCCGGCTCACCTATTCCCAGGTCAACCGGGCGCTGTTTCTGGGCGACGAGGACGAGCGCAAAAACCTCGGCAAGATCCTGCCGCTGCTGGAAACGGCCGAGGTCCTGGCCCGGGCCATCCATGAGGTGCGCGCCGCCCGGGGCAACCTCGACTTCGACCTGCCCGAACCGGAAATCCTGTTCAATCTCCAGGGCGAAGCCGAGGACATCCGGCCCAAGGCCCACCACTTTGGCCACCAACTCGTCGAGGAATTCATGGTCGCGGCCAACGAGGCCGTGGCCCGCTTCCTCACCGAACGCGAAGCGCCGGTGCTCTACCGCGTCCACCCCGAGCCGGACCCAGCCAAGCTGGAAGCGCTGTTCAAACTCCTGGCCACCACCGACATGGCCACCAAGCTGCCGGTCAAGCCCGGCCCCGGCGACCTGTCGGCCGTGCTGCGCGACGCTTCGGGTTCCGACGTCGACTTCCTGGTCAGCCGGCTGGCCCTGCGCACCATGATGCAGGCCTCGTACTCGCCCAAAAACGACGGCCATTTCGGCCTGGCCTCCACCTGCTACTGCCACTTCACCTCGCCCATTCGCCGCTACGCCGATCTGGTCGTCCATAGGTCGCTCAAGGCCGTGGCCGCCGGCAAGGGCGCGCCGGCCAAGCTCGCCTCCAAACTGCCCAAGGTGGCCGAGCACATCAGCCGCCGCGAGCGGGTGGCCATGGAGGCCGAACGCGAGATCTTAAAACGCGTGACCGTGCTCTTTCTGGCCGACAAGGTGGGCCGGGAATTCACCGGCGTCATCGGCTCCATCGCCGACTTCGGCTTCTGGGTGGAGCTCAAGGAAGTCATGGCCGAAGGCATGGTGCGTCTGTCGAGCCTGTCCGACGACTACTACCAGCACAACGCCGAGCGCCACGAACTGCTGGGCGAACGCACCGGCCGGCGCTTCCGCCTGGGCCAGGCGGTGTCGGTGGAGCTGTCCGGCGTGGACCTCGGCCGGCTGGCCGTGGACCTGACGCTCATTGAAGGCGGCGAAGCGCCCCTGGCCGTGCCTTCGGTCAAGCGCAAGGGACGGCGGAGACGGCGTTGA
- a CDS encoding substrate-binding domain-containing protein, which yields MVCALFSRLTRPWFLAVLAGILALAGLWPPSTLAAGETVLTIPGTGDSQDLLRLLAERFKRDNPDITVNLPDSVGSTAGLRLVIGGKAELARTARPLRDDEIAAGLSQTVFAATPVVFAVHPAVTGVKGVTSAQAQAVFAGRVKNWSELGGPDLAVARVCRETPETTRELLNAAIPGFEAGGCHDQAVAYTTPEAVALVAGHPGAVGYVSLAAMAAANLTPLALDGVAPTLENVGRGSYRLVVPFGLAYKAPLSPAAARFLKFLSSPDALSLMARLGCLPSPAKPTAP from the coding sequence ATGGTTTGCGCCTTATTTTCGCGCCTGACGCGCCCCTGGTTCCTGGCTGTCCTGGCCGGGATTCTTGCGCTGGCCGGGCTGTGGCCGCCCTCGACCCTGGCCGCCGGGGAGACCGTCCTGACCATCCCGGGCACCGGCGACAGCCAGGATCTGCTGCGCCTTCTGGCCGAACGCTTCAAGCGCGACAATCCCGACATCACGGTGAACCTTCCCGATTCCGTGGGCAGCACCGCCGGCCTGCGGCTGGTTATCGGCGGCAAAGCCGAGCTGGCCCGCACGGCTCGGCCCCTTCGTGACGACGAGATCGCGGCGGGCCTGAGCCAAACCGTTTTCGCCGCCACACCCGTGGTCTTCGCCGTCCATCCTGCGGTGACCGGCGTCAAGGGCGTCACGAGCGCCCAGGCACAGGCCGTCTTTGCCGGCCGCGTCAAGAACTGGTCGGAACTCGGCGGCCCGGATCTGGCCGTGGCCCGAGTCTGCCGCGAAACCCCGGAAACCACCCGGGAACTCTTAAACGCCGCCATCCCCGGTTTCGAGGCCGGCGGCTGCCACGACCAGGCCGTGGCCTACACCACCCCCGAGGCCGTGGCCCTGGTGGCCGGACACCCCGGAGCCGTGGGCTACGTCTCCCTGGCGGCCATGGCCGCCGCCAACCTCACGCCCCTGGCCCTGGACGGCGTCGCCCCGACCCTGGAAAACGTCGGCCGGGGCAGCTACCGCCTCGTCGTCCCCTTTGGTCTGGCCTACAAAGCGCCCCTGTCCCCGGCCGCCGCCCGTTTCCTCAAATTCCTGTCCAGCCCCGACGCCCTATCCCTCATGGCCCGCCTGGGCTGCCTGCCCAGTCCGGCCAAGCCCACCGCGCCCTGA
- a CDS encoding ATP-binding protein produces MIRSIKTQALMGQLALVALLTLLLGGGMFHLAALVLEREEQEKMRLLAAGLARETAMAVAQGENRLRLLASDRDLDRFEATRDYHVLQALFGQHRAAFSAIAFVNAQGVREYAATRTGFTDALAPAADTALVTDALTVPGTVVSALRLSADGRDAWLSMAVARLDPFNTTQGVFLVTLPLSELTAPLQSLRLDHGGVAGLAHDGGLLLPAEGAEGGLSQTALPEAVAGLLALGGEHATIGEFAGLPSILGAAPVGRHGLAVVVAAPLHQVVDQELAKLGLWLTAVAAAAAFLSFLASLWWTRGLTRPLARLGQAVQAIAEGDLSVRAPVAGPTETRELATAFNAMAEGLVASREGLARAKESLERILSHVNEALWVIDREGHVRLCNRAGSDMLGYAPQELVGLPATSLFPPGDPLGVFLASAPVTELLASGGMTGLEKTLCGKDGRTLAVLVSLALLRGQDAGEEGVVCLAMDITERKRADDLARARKAAEAVSRAKTEFLAVLSHELRTPLNIMLGMLEHVQDCDLPAPTQAGLVQAVKSGQTMLDVIAAMLDYASLEANRVVLRRQPFSPGLVAMEVTGRFTDVAKAKGVTLAVDISPDLPATLIGDAARLTQALANLLSNAVRFTMGGEARLFLGGRRTPGPDGEVWRLLAMVSDTGMGVTDAKLEYIFEPFTQEDASASRRFGGLGLGLAITRRLVGLMGGTICMDSRPGQGTDVYLTVPLELDE; encoded by the coding sequence ATGATCCGGTCCATCAAGACGCAGGCGCTCATGGGCCAGTTGGCCCTGGTGGCGCTTTTAACCCTGCTTCTTGGCGGCGGCATGTTCCACTTGGCCGCTTTGGTTCTCGAACGCGAGGAACAGGAAAAAATGCGCCTCCTGGCCGCCGGCCTGGCCCGGGAAACGGCCATGGCCGTCGCCCAGGGCGAAAACCGGCTGCGGCTTCTGGCCAGCGACCGCGACCTTGACCGCTTCGAGGCGACGCGCGACTATCATGTGCTCCAGGCCCTTTTCGGCCAGCACCGCGCCGCCTTTTCCGCCATCGCTTTCGTCAATGCCCAGGGCGTGCGGGAGTACGCCGCCACCCGCACCGGTTTCACCGACGCCCTGGCCCCGGCCGCCGACACGGCCCTGGTCACCGACGCCCTGACCGTCCCCGGCACGGTGGTTTCGGCCCTGCGCCTGTCCGCCGACGGCCGGGACGCCTGGCTGTCCATGGCCGTGGCCCGGCTAGACCCATTCAACACCACCCAGGGCGTTTTTCTGGTCACCCTGCCTCTGTCCGAACTCACCGCCCCCCTTCAATCCTTGCGCCTGGACCATGGCGGCGTTGCCGGACTGGCCCACGACGGCGGCCTGCTGCTGCCGGCCGAGGGAGCGGAAGGCGGGTTGAGCCAGACAGCCCTGCCCGAAGCCGTGGCCGGGCTGCTGGCCCTGGGCGGGGAGCACGCCACAATCGGCGAATTTGCCGGCCTGCCGAGCATTCTCGGCGCAGCCCCGGTGGGGCGCCATGGGTTGGCGGTGGTCGTGGCCGCGCCCCTGCATCAGGTCGTGGACCAGGAGCTGGCCAAGCTGGGGCTGTGGCTCACCGCCGTGGCCGCCGCTGCCGCCTTTCTGTCCTTTCTGGCCTCGTTGTGGTGGACGCGTGGCCTGACCCGCCCCCTGGCCCGGCTGGGACAGGCCGTGCAGGCCATTGCCGAGGGCGACCTGTCGGTGCGCGCCCCGGTGGCCGGCCCGACTGAAACCCGGGAACTGGCCACGGCCTTCAACGCCATGGCCGAGGGTCTGGTCGCCTCCCGGGAAGGCCTGGCCCGGGCCAAGGAATCCCTGGAGCGCATCCTGTCCCACGTCAACGAAGCCTTGTGGGTCATTGACCGGGAAGGCCATGTACGCCTGTGCAACCGGGCCGGCAGCGACATGCTCGGCTACGCCCCGCAGGAACTCGTCGGCCTGCCGGCCACCAGCCTTTTCCCGCCCGGCGACCCCCTGGGCGTCTTTCTGGCCTCGGCTCCGGTGACGGAGCTGCTGGCCTCCGGCGGCATGACGGGCCTGGAAAAAACCCTGTGCGGCAAGGACGGCCGCACGCTGGCGGTGCTGGTGTCCCTGGCGCTCTTGCGCGGCCAGGACGCCGGCGAGGAAGGCGTGGTCTGCCTGGCCATGGACATCACCGAACGCAAACGGGCCGACGATCTGGCCCGGGCCCGCAAGGCCGCCGAGGCCGTCAGCCGGGCCAAGACCGAATTTTTGGCCGTGTTGTCCCATGAGCTGCGCACGCCCTTAAACATCATGCTCGGGATGCTTGAGCACGTCCAAGACTGCGACCTGCCCGCCCCGACCCAGGCTGGGCTGGTCCAGGCCGTCAAGTCCGGCCAGACCATGCTCGACGTCATCGCAGCCATGCTCGACTACGCCAGCCTGGAAGCCAACCGGGTGGTGCTGCGCCGCCAGCCGTTTTCTCCGGGGCTGGTTGCCATGGAGGTGACCGGCCGTTTCACCGACGTGGCCAAGGCCAAGGGCGTCACCCTGGCGGTCGACATCTCGCCCGACCTGCCGGCGACGCTTATCGGCGACGCGGCCCGCCTCACCCAGGCCCTGGCCAACCTCCTGAGCAACGCCGTGCGCTTCACCATGGGCGGCGAGGCCAGGCTGTTCCTGGGCGGCCGACGAACGCCCGGGCCGGACGGCGAGGTCTGGCGGCTTTTGGCCATGGTCTCGGACACGGGCATGGGCGTGACCGACGCCAAGCTGGAGTACATTTTCGAGCCGTTTACCCAGGAGGACGCCTCGGCCTCGCGGCGTTTCGGCGGTCTGGGTCTGGGACTGGCCATCACCCGCCGGCTGGTCGGCCTCATGGGCGGGACCATCTGCATGGACAGCCGCCCCGGCCAGGGCACCGACGTCTACCTGACCGTGCCGCTGGAACTGGACGAATAG